TTCACGCGCGAGCACGACGCGATCAAGATCGACCTCGAAGAGCACCTGAGCAACGAGGTGGTGCGTGCGGTCCAGGAAGGTGCCGCAGACCTCGGCATCTGCCACATTCCCGACGGCACGAACGAACTGCAGACCCTGCCTTACCGCCATGACCGGCTCGTGCTGATCGCACCCGCCGGGCATCCGCTGGCCACGCAGGGGCCGATCGACTTTGCCGCCTCGCTCGATTTCGACCACGTCGGCCTGCACACCAACAGCTCGATCTACGTGGCCATGCACCAGGCCGCGCTCGAGGCGGGCCGCAGCGTCAAGCTGCGCATCCACGTGACCGGGCTCGACGCCATGTGCCGCATGATCGACAACGGGCTGGGCATCGGCGTGATGCCGCAGCGCGCCTTCGAGCTGCTGCAGGCGGGCATCGGCAGCCGCCTTCGCAGCGTGGCGCTGAACGACGCCTGGTCCCGGCGCGAGATCCGCCTGGTGGCGCGCGACTTCTCCACCCTGCCGGTGGCTGCGCGCACGCTGGTCAACCACCTGCGCGCGCCGGCGGCCGCCCACGACGCCGCCGAGCCGCTCGCCGCCTAGGACACCAGACAATTCACCTCCCCACGAAAGACAAGAGAACGACATGGCACGCACGCTCTACGACAAGA
This genomic window from Variovorax paradoxus contains:
- a CDS encoding LysR substrate-binding domain-containing protein — protein: MTSPPSSERNFARRIDLTSLQLFVAVCELGSIGRAAEREFIAASAISKRLSDLEATLGTTLLYRHARGVDLSPAGESLLHHARSVLYSLEKMQGELSEYAEGVRGHVRVHANISAIVQFLPEDLGAFTREHDAIKIDLEEHLSNEVVRAVQEGAADLGICHIPDGTNELQTLPYRHDRLVLIAPAGHPLATQGPIDFAASLDFDHVGLHTNSSIYVAMHQAALEAGRSVKLRIHVTGLDAMCRMIDNGLGIGVMPQRAFELLQAGIGSRLRSVALNDAWSRREIRLVARDFSTLPVAARTLVNHLRAPAAAHDAAEPLAA